A genomic region of Streptomyces sp. NBC_00247 contains the following coding sequences:
- a CDS encoding TetR/AcrR family transcriptional regulator, with protein sequence MNAPDAADSPESPGIPESHPAAGHPAAGRPARADARRNREKLVAAARTAFAAADDTVPLETVARAAGVGIGTLYRHFPTREALVEAVFAAELDAVTESADELLGTLPPEVALRAWMDRYAEFVAAKSGMMGTLRSGWASGAIATPATRERLTAAVATLLAAGVRTGSLRADVDPDDVTSMVFGVFHAVAIGDTPDRTGRVLDLVVDALRPRGGAGDRAEG encoded by the coding sequence TTGAATGCTCCAGACGCCGCGGATTCCCCCGAGTCGCCCGGTATCCCCGAGTCCCACCCCGCCGCCGGGCATCCCGCCGCCGGCCGCCCCGCCCGAGCCGACGCGCGACGCAACCGCGAGAAGCTCGTCGCCGCCGCCCGTACGGCGTTCGCCGCGGCCGACGACACCGTCCCGCTGGAGACCGTCGCCCGCGCGGCGGGCGTCGGCATCGGCACCCTGTACCGCCACTTCCCCACCCGGGAAGCGCTGGTGGAGGCCGTCTTCGCGGCGGAACTCGACGCCGTCACCGAAAGCGCCGACGAACTGCTCGGCACGCTCCCGCCCGAGGTCGCCCTGCGCGCCTGGATGGACCGGTACGCGGAGTTCGTCGCGGCCAAGAGCGGCATGATGGGCACCCTCCGCTCCGGCTGGGCATCCGGGGCCATCGCCACCCCGGCCACCCGGGAGCGCCTCACCGCGGCCGTCGCGACCCTGCTCGCGGCGGGGGTGCGCACCGGTTCGCTCCGCGCGGACGTCGATCCCGACGACGTCACGTCCATGGTCTTCGGCGTCTTCCACGCGGTGGCCATCGGCGACACCCCGGACCGCACCGGCCGGGTCCTCGACCTCGTCGTGGACGCGCTGCGCCCGCGCGGCGGCGCCGGAGACCGGGCGGAGGGCTGA